Below is a genomic region from Paenibacillus pabuli.
GCAATATGATCGCGTTCACCGATCAGTTCCCCGGTTAAGACATCAATCTCCGTAATCTTCTCGATCTCGTCTCCGAAAAGCTCCACCCGAATGGCGTGTTCACCCTTGGATGCCGGGAAAATCTCAACGACGTCGCCTCGCACACGGAATGTTCCCCGTACGAAGTTGATGTCATTCCGCTGATATTGAATCTCGACCAGCCGGGACAAGATCTGATTGCGTGGCTTCTCCATCCCTACGCGCAGTGACAATAACATGCTGGAGTAATCATGCGGCGATCCCAAACCGTAGATACAGGATACACTCGCTACAATGATGACATCACGGCGTTCAAACAATGAACTGGTTGCAGCGTGACGCAGCTTGTCAATTTCCTCGTTGATGCTTGAATCCTTCTCGATGTACGTATCGGAAGACGGAATATATGCTTCTGGCTGATAGTAATCGTAGTAACTAACAAAATACTCAACCATATTGTTTGGAAAGAATTCCTTGAACTCACTCGCAAGCTGTGCTGCCAGCGTTTTATTGTGGGCAATAATCAGCGTGGGACGTTGCAGCTTGGCAATCGTTTGCGCAATTGTGAACGTCTTACCTGTTCCCGTAGCACCCAGCAGCGTCTGATATCTTTTCCCTTCCTGAACACCCTGCACCAGTTCTTTGATGGCGGCAGGCTGGTCACCTTGGGGAGAAAACTCGGACTCAATCTCGAACGTTTTGTCGCTCATTATAATATCGCTCATTGCCGTATCTCACCCTATCGTCTAAAATAATAGTCACTATATATTGTCGAAGTTCCCCGAATTTTCATATGGGAAAACTTATAGTAATAGGAATATTTGTTCCCGTATAATTATACCTCGTTCGTAGATGTGATGCAAACGTGAAGTAAAGACAGGAGTGGGTTAATTTATGGATATTGCGACACTTATCGGCATCATAGCCGGGATTGCCGCAGTGATCAGCGGTTTTTTATGGGAAGGGGGTCAATTGTCCGGCCTCGTTCAAAAAACAGCTGCTCTGATTGTATTCGGTGGAACCATTGCTGCAGTAGTCGCCAGTTTTCCGACTCATCGGCTGCGTACGATTCCGGCCGCACTGCGCATGGCTTTTGGACGTAATGACAATGATCCGCGCAAGTGGATGGAAGAATTGGTGGACATGTCCTCGATTGCCCGTCGTTCAGGCGTGCTTGCACTGGAACGCCAGGTTATGGATCATCCGCATCCATTTCTGAAAGACGGTATCCAGATGGTTGTCGATGGCACCGATCAGGATGTGATTCGTCAGATCATGGAGCTGGAGATCGATTCGGTGGAACAAAAGCATGAAGGTTATGCCAAAATTTTCGAATCCGCTGGAGGTTACGCTCCAACGATGGGTATCATCGGTACGGTCATGGGACTGATTCAGGTTCTAGGCAGCCTGACAGATCCTACCGGACTGGGCCCAGCCATTGCTGTAGCTTTTACTGCAACCTTATACGGGGTAGCCAGTGCCAATCTTATCTTTTTGCCCATTGCATCCAAAATTAAATCACGGAGTGCCGAAGACATCCAGATGATGGAGATGCTGCTTGAAGGTGTGCTCGCCATCCAGAATGGAGAGAACCCTCATCTCGTACGCAAACGACTTGAGTCCTTCACGCTCACTCATCGTCAAATCTCACGTCCCGTAGCGAAGGAGGGATTGGATGAGTCGGCGCAGTAGAAGGCGCGGAAAACGTGAACCTGGCGATCATCGGGATCGGTGGATGATTACCTATGCCGATCTCATCACGTTGCTGCTGATCTTTTTTGTCATCATGTACGCCATGAGCAATCTGGACTCCGGTAAATACGACGTGGTAACCCAATCACTGCAAAATACATTTAATCAATCCGATTCCATTCTTGACCTTGGCAATGGAATCGATGAAACCGCAGGACAAACCATTACTGAAGTTCCTCCAACCGAGGTTCAGGGTGAAGATGCAACAACTCCGGAAGAAGATCAGCCACTGACCGAGCGGGAAGAACAGTTTCGTTCCCAGGAGGAGGAGCTGCAGAATCTGTTCAATGTGATTACCCAGTATATCGAGGATAATAAACTGGAAAATCAGATTTTTGTGGCAGACAACCCGCAGGGAATCTCCATTACGCTGAGTGACCGCTTTCTGTTCGATCAGGGACAAGCTGCTCTGAAAAGTGACGCTGCACCTACACTAAGCAAGCTTGCGAGCCTGTTCCGTGACCTAAGCACCGTCGTCAGCATAGAAGGTCATACCGATAACGTGCCTGTTGGAGCCAATTCCACATATAAAGACAACTGGGAGCTTTCCGGAGAACGCGCACTTTCTGTGCTTCGGTTTTTCCTGGACCAAGAGAACCTGGACCCTGACGGATTTCAGTACGCAGGTTACGCGGACACACGTCCCACCGGTGACAATTCAACCGCAGCCGGCAGGCAAAAAAACCGCCGGGTCGAAATTACCGTACTGCGTCAGCTTCAATCCTAATCTTAATTTCCAATCGATGAGGCATTCTGTTACTTCACCAAAAAAGCACGTTCCTGCTGAACCGAATTCAGTAGAACGTGCTTTTGTGTTTTTATCTTACTGTAGGGACAAATTCCAGTCCACCTTGTTATAAATGCTGTTTGATTGCACGAACAAATTACGCACATAATTCACCTGACGCTGAACCAGCGGCTCGGCCGTTTGTTCCAACCAGTACAGCCTGCCCGCCAAGAAAGCAACCGCGTACTCTTTCCACGAAGAATAAGCCGATTGTGCCTCAATAGCCGCCTGCAACATCAATTGTTCAGCCTCCACTTCAGTGATAAAACCGACATACGCACTTTTGCGGCACAAGTTTGCGTACCTTCCCCAATCCCAGGCTGCGATGCCGGCAGGGGGCAGTTTGTACATGTACGTTTTGACCACCAGATATTCATGATATCGGCCCGTTTCCGGATTAAGGGAGTGGATGCACTTCCACTGATCGGCTTCCGATAATGCATTCATAAAAGTCCTCATTCGTTCAAACGCAACCCGATGTCCACCTTCTCGGATCCATTCCAATCCCGACAGCAGCTCATCTCTGTTATGAATACGCCATTCTTCCTCCAGAGAGGTACGGAATCGATCTTTTTCCTCTTCGTCCTCCTCATGCTCGTAATCATTGCGTATATCCAGTCCATTCATTTCGTCCATAATGGCGCTCATGCCCCGAAACCACAGCTGTTTATCCGTAATCCCCTGCACAGCCTGAACCGCTCCTCTGTCTTGTCCCACGATCCTTACCCTCCTCCCTATGTAAAATGTAAGTCGATGACGCCATCTGGCTTCAGATGTTGAAGTGGTACATTCGAAGGCCACAGCTCATACGCCGGCTTGGATTTGCGGAGCTTTTTCAAAAAGGAGAATCCTCGTTCCGCAGCACGAGCTGCAATAGCGTCACGACGCACAACGTAATCCGGGTGGTCTGGCTGACTGTGAATAGCCTCTTCGGCATAGGCAAGAGCCTGATCCCATTCATGTTTATCGTAATACACCATGCTTAGCACACTGCACACATCGCCCCGCAGACCTGCGCCGTAGGCTTTGCCCAATTCAAGAATGGCTTGATCCATATCCCCTGCATGATAGGCTGCAATCCCGGAATACAACCAAATGTGAGGGTCGATATCCCCGGGCTCTTCTCCGTCCACATAGGCTTCTACATAAACACGGACACTTCCCCAGTCTTGGACCTCTACCAGATATCGTGTAATGAACAGCAGCCCCCACGTTTCGACTGTCTCCATGTTGGACATCATCTCCGCAAGCTTGTTCAAGTATGAATCTTTGTCCTCCATATCAGACTCCATCACACAAACGACAGCCATTTTGGCAAGCTCATATACGTTGGGATGTTCGTTTAACCCATTGACGTATGTATGGTGTGCCGGCATAAGCTGCCCTTGTAAAC
It encodes:
- a CDS encoding flagellar motor protein, which translates into the protein MDIATLIGIIAGIAAVISGFLWEGGQLSGLVQKTAALIVFGGTIAAVVASFPTHRLRTIPAALRMAFGRNDNDPRKWMEELVDMSSIARRSGVLALERQVMDHPHPFLKDGIQMVVDGTDQDVIRQIMELEIDSVEQKHEGYAKIFESAGGYAPTMGIIGTVMGLIQVLGSLTDPTGLGPAIAVAFTATLYGVASANLIFLPIASKIKSRSAEDIQMMEMLLEGVLAIQNGENPHLVRKRLESFTLTHRQISRPVAKEGLDESAQ
- a CDS encoding flagellar motor protein MotB; the encoded protein is MSRRSRRRGKREPGDHRDRWMITYADLITLLLIFFVIMYAMSNLDSGKYDVVTQSLQNTFNQSDSILDLGNGIDETAGQTITEVPPTEVQGEDATTPEEDQPLTEREEQFRSQEEELQNLFNVITQYIEDNKLENQIFVADNPQGISITLSDRFLFDQGQAALKSDAAPTLSKLASLFRDLSTVVSIEGHTDNVPVGANSTYKDNWELSGERALSVLRFFLDQENLDPDGFQYAGYADTRPTGDNSTAAGRQKNRRVEITVLRQLQS
- a CDS encoding DUF1266 domain-containing protein; this encodes MGQDRGAVQAVQGITDKQLWFRGMSAIMDEMNGLDIRNDYEHEEDEEEKDRFRTSLEEEWRIHNRDELLSGLEWIREGGHRVAFERMRTFMNALSEADQWKCIHSLNPETGRYHEYLVVKTYMYKLPPAGIAAWDWGRYANLCRKSAYVGFITEVEAEQLMLQAAIEAQSAYSSWKEYAVAFLAGRLYWLEQTAEPLVQRQVNYVRNLFVQSNSIYNKVDWNLSLQ